The following are encoded in a window of Bradyrhizobium guangdongense genomic DNA:
- a CDS encoding isoprenyl transferase, which produces MPNAAAPATEGPDRSEAPAHVAIIMDGNGRWAAARGLPRAEGHRRGVEALRRVVRASHELGIRYLTIFSFSSENWSRPASEIGDLFGLLRRFIRNDLASLHRDGVKVRIIGEREGLEGDICALLNEAEELTRDNTRLTLVVAFNYGSRQEIAKAARKLAREVADGKRDPDTIDADALGAHLDAPDIPDPDLIIRTSGEQRLSNFLMWQAAYSELVFVPVHWPDFDKAALESAIAEFARRERRFGGLVAKSAS; this is translated from the coding sequence ATGCCCAACGCCGCCGCGCCCGCAACGGAAGGACCCGATAGGTCCGAGGCGCCTGCGCATGTCGCCATCATCATGGATGGCAACGGGCGCTGGGCAGCCGCGCGCGGTCTGCCGCGGGCGGAAGGGCATCGTCGCGGCGTCGAAGCCTTGCGGCGCGTGGTGCGCGCCTCGCATGAACTCGGCATCCGCTACCTCACCATCTTCTCGTTCTCGTCGGAGAACTGGTCGCGTCCCGCGAGCGAGATCGGCGATCTTTTCGGCCTCCTCAGGCGCTTCATTCGCAACGATCTCGCAAGCCTTCATCGCGACGGCGTCAAGGTGCGCATCATCGGTGAGCGGGAGGGGCTCGAGGGCGACATCTGTGCGCTGCTCAACGAGGCCGAGGAATTGACGCGCGACAACACGCGCCTCACCCTCGTGGTCGCCTTCAATTACGGCTCGCGCCAGGAGATTGCGAAAGCGGCGCGGAAGCTCGCTCGCGAAGTCGCGGACGGCAAGCGCGATCCCGATACGATCGACGCCGATGCGCTCGGCGCCCATCTCGATGCGCCCGACATTCCCGATCCCGATCTGATCATCCGCACCAGCGGCGAGCAGCGCCTCTCGAATTTCCTGATGTGGCAGGCCGCCTATAGCGAACTCGTGTTCGTACCAGTCCACTGGCCCGATTTCGACAAGGCGGCGCTCGAAAGCGCGATCGCAGAATTTGCCAGGCGCGAGCGCCGTTTCGGCGGCCTGGTCGCGAAATCAGCCTCGTGA
- the frr gene encoding ribosome recycling factor, protein MATGNFDLNEVKRRMQGAVASLKHELGGLRTGRASASMLDPVQVDAYGSHMPLNQLATVSVPEPRLISVQVWDKSMVKAVEKAIVDSNLGLSPATEGQVLRLRIPELNEERRKELVKVAHKYAEAAKVAARHVRRDGLDVLKKLEKNHEMSEDDQKRHADEVQKATDSTITEIDQLLAAKEKEILTV, encoded by the coding sequence ATGGCCACGGGTAATTTCGACCTCAACGAAGTGAAGCGCCGCATGCAGGGCGCGGTCGCATCGCTCAAGCACGAGCTTGGCGGCCTGCGGACGGGCCGCGCATCGGCCTCGATGCTGGATCCGGTGCAGGTCGATGCTTATGGCAGTCATATGCCACTGAATCAGCTCGCCACCGTCAGCGTGCCGGAGCCGCGCCTGATCTCGGTGCAGGTGTGGGACAAGTCGATGGTCAAGGCGGTGGAGAAGGCGATCGTCGATTCCAATCTCGGCCTGTCGCCGGCGACCGAAGGCCAGGTGCTGCGCCTGCGCATTCCCGAACTCAACGAGGAACGCCGCAAGGAGCTGGTCAAGGTCGCGCACAAATACGCCGAAGCCGCCAAGGTCGCTGCGCGTCACGTCCGCCGTGACGGCCTGGATGTCCTGAAGAAGCTCGAGAAGAATCACGAGATGTCGGAGGACGATCAGAAGCGTCACGCCGACGAGGTGCAGAAGGCCACCGACAGCACCATCACCGAGATCGACCAGCTGCTGGCTGCCAAGGAAAAAGAAATCCTCACGGTTTAA
- the pyrH gene encoding UMP kinase, whose protein sequence is MTDPVYRRVVIKLSGEYLAGQQGFGIDQPTMDRVADDLIAARQLGCEVAVVIGGGNIFRGVEVSSRGVSRPTGDTMGMLATMMNCLALEATIERKGAPARALSAFVMPEVSELFTRTAAHKYLAEGRILLLGGGTGNPFFTTDTTAVLRAAEIGAQAVLKATNVDGVYSADPKKDPSATRFDRLTHSQAIEGGYKVMDATAFALARETSLPIIVFSIAEPGSIGAILRGVGHGTVVAG, encoded by the coding sequence ATGACTGATCCGGTCTATCGTCGCGTCGTGATCAAGCTGTCCGGCGAATATCTCGCGGGACAGCAGGGTTTTGGCATCGATCAGCCGACCATGGACCGGGTGGCGGACGATCTGATCGCCGCCCGCCAGCTCGGATGCGAGGTCGCCGTCGTGATCGGCGGCGGCAACATCTTTCGCGGCGTCGAGGTCTCCTCGCGCGGCGTGTCACGCCCCACGGGCGACACCATGGGCATGCTCGCTACCATGATGAACTGTCTCGCGCTCGAAGCCACGATCGAGCGCAAGGGCGCGCCGGCGAGGGCGCTCTCGGCGTTCGTCATGCCCGAGGTCTCCGAGCTGTTCACCCGCACTGCGGCGCACAAATATCTCGCCGAAGGCCGGATCCTGCTGCTCGGCGGCGGAACCGGCAATCCGTTCTTCACCACGGACACTACCGCGGTGCTGCGCGCCGCCGAGATCGGTGCCCAGGCGGTGCTGAAGGCGACGAATGTCGACGGTGTCTACTCGGCCGATCCGAAGAAGGACCCATCCGCCACCCGGTTCGACCGCCTGACCCATTCGCAGGCGATTGAGGGCGGCTACAAGGTGATGGATGCGACCGCCTTCGCACTTGCCCGCGAGACGTCGCTGCCTATCATCGTATTTTCGATCGCGGAACCCGGTTCGATCGGCGCGATTCTGCGCGGCGTCGGCCACGGGACTGTCGTCGCCGGCTGA
- a CDS encoding 30S ribosomal protein S2, whose translation MALPDFTMRQLLEAGVHFGHQSHRWNPKMAPFIFGTRNNIHIVDLAQTVPMLHQALQAVSDTVAKGGRILFVGTKRQAQDGVADAAKRCAQYFVNSRWLGGTLTNWKTISASIKRLRHLDEVLAGGEANSYTKKERLTLQRERDKLDRSLGGIKDMGGLPDMIFVIDTNKEDIAIQEAQRLNIPVAAIVDTNSDPKGITYVVPGNDDAGRAISLYCDLIARAAIDGISRAQGDSGIDVGASARPLAEELPAPSSSGFQGLAGPRGTADDLKKLPGVSGAIEKKFNDLGIFHYWQLAELDHDTAHTIGEEVGLPSRADAWVAKAKALTAEAE comes from the coding sequence ATGGCACTTCCCGATTTCACTATGCGTCAGCTGCTCGAAGCTGGCGTGCACTTTGGTCACCAGTCGCACCGCTGGAATCCGAAAATGGCTCCGTTCATTTTCGGCACCCGTAACAACATCCACATCGTCGATCTCGCCCAGACCGTGCCGATGCTGCACCAGGCCCTGCAGGCCGTCAGCGACACGGTGGCCAAGGGCGGCCGCATCCTGTTCGTCGGCACCAAGCGCCAGGCGCAGGACGGCGTCGCCGACGCGGCCAAGCGCTGCGCGCAATATTTCGTCAATTCGCGCTGGCTCGGCGGCACGCTGACCAACTGGAAGACGATCTCGGCCTCGATCAAGCGCCTGCGTCATCTCGACGAAGTGCTGGCCGGCGGCGAGGCCAATTCCTACACCAAGAAGGAGCGCCTGACGCTTCAGCGCGAGCGCGACAAGCTCGACCGCTCGCTCGGTGGCATCAAGGACATGGGCGGTCTGCCGGACATGATCTTCGTGATCGACACCAACAAGGAAGACATCGCGATCCAGGAAGCCCAGCGGCTGAACATCCCGGTCGCAGCGATCGTCGACACCAATTCGGACCCGAAGGGCATCACCTATGTGGTCCCCGGCAATGACGACGCCGGCCGCGCGATTTCGCTCTATTGCGACCTGATCGCCCGTGCGGCGATCGACGGCATCTCGCGCGCCCAGGGTGATTCGGGCATCGATGTCGGCGCCTCGGCGCGTCCGCTCGCCGAAGAGCTGCCGGCGCCGTCCTCGAGCGGCTTCCAGGGCCTTGCCGGTCCCCGCGGCACCGCCGACGATCTCAAGAAGCTCCCCGGCGTTTCGGGTGCGATCGAGAAGAAGTTCAACGATCTCGGCATCTTCCACTACTGGCAGCTCGCCGAGCTCGACCACGACACCGCGCACACGATCGGCGAAGAAGTCGGTCTGCCGAGCCGCGCGGATGCGTGGGTGGCCAAGGCCAAGGCGCTGACCGCGGAAGCGGAATAG
- the dxr gene encoding 1-deoxy-D-xylulose-5-phosphate reductoisomerase, with protein MSAVPLRNNKLAASDIRSVTVLGATGSIGDSTMDLLRASRERYRVEALTANSNVEALAKLAKEFSARFVAIADSTKLGELKSALAGTSTECGAGESAVIEAGARPADWVMAAVSGAAGLKPALAAVDRGAHVALANKECLVCAGDFFMQRAAKAGACILPADSEHNALFQALASGNRDELVRVIITASGGPFRTWKPVDIEQATLEQALKHPNWSMGQKITIDSASMMNKGLEVIEASYLFALSPDEIDVLVHPQSIIHGMVEFSDRSVVAQLGSPDMRTPIAHCLGWPDRIKGPAAKLDLAKIGQLTFEAPDFERFPGLRLAFDSLRHGKGATTVYNAANEVAVAAFIAGKIRFGAIARLVEATLEDWIRGGNHGPMTSADDAISVDHVSRNKAAALLPQIALKAS; from the coding sequence ATGAGCGCAGTCCCTTTGCGTAACAACAAGCTCGCTGCGTCCGACATTCGCAGCGTCACGGTTCTCGGTGCTACCGGCTCGATCGGCGACAGCACGATGGATCTGTTGCGGGCTTCGCGCGAGCGCTATCGCGTCGAAGCCTTGACGGCGAACAGCAATGTCGAGGCGTTGGCGAAGCTGGCGAAGGAATTTTCCGCGCGCTTCGTGGCGATCGCAGACAGCACCAAGCTCGGCGAGCTCAAGTCCGCACTTGCGGGCACGAGCACGGAATGCGGCGCCGGCGAAAGCGCTGTCATCGAGGCGGGCGCGCGTCCGGCCGATTGGGTGATGGCCGCGGTGAGCGGTGCGGCCGGGTTGAAGCCGGCTTTGGCCGCCGTCGATCGCGGCGCCCATGTTGCGCTGGCCAACAAGGAATGCCTGGTTTGTGCCGGCGATTTCTTCATGCAGCGCGCGGCGAAAGCGGGCGCCTGCATCCTGCCGGCCGATTCCGAGCACAACGCGCTGTTTCAGGCGCTGGCATCGGGCAATCGCGACGAGCTGGTCCGCGTCATCATTACAGCCTCGGGCGGTCCGTTCCGGACCTGGAAGCCCGTCGACATCGAGCAGGCGACCCTGGAACAGGCCCTGAAGCATCCGAACTGGAGCATGGGTCAGAAGATCACGATCGATTCCGCTTCGATGATGAACAAGGGCCTCGAGGTGATCGAGGCGTCGTACCTGTTCGCGCTCTCGCCCGATGAGATCGACGTGCTGGTGCATCCGCAGTCGATCATCCATGGCATGGTCGAGTTCTCCGACCGCTCCGTGGTGGCCCAGCTCGGATCGCCCGACATGCGCACGCCGATCGCCCATTGCCTCGGCTGGCCCGACCGGATCAAGGGGCCGGCGGCGAAGCTCGATCTGGCCAAGATCGGGCAGTTGACCTTCGAGGCACCTGATTTCGAACGGTTCCCCGGGCTTCGCCTCGCTTTCGATTCGCTCCGGCACGGGAAGGGGGCGACAACCGTCTACAACGCCGCCAACGAGGTCGCGGTCGCGGCCTTCATCGCCGGCAAGATCCGCTTCGGCGCGATTGCCCGGCTGGTCGAGGCGACGCTGGAGGACTGGATCCGAGGCGGAAACCACGGCCCCATGACCTCAGCGGATGATGCAATCTCTGTTGACCATGTTTCGCGAAATAAAGCTGCCGCCCTATTGCCTCAAATTGCCTTAAAGGCATCCTAG
- a CDS encoding phosphatidate cytidylyltransferase, with product MSEPDAEAAGAKPAPSNLVMRVLAALVLAPLTIALAYAGGWLWALLVTLVSIGLFAEWLMVVGAGSTALTGAGTFVIAAMGLCVAAGALKTAVVVGCVGGAIITMIARGRFIWAATGFAYAAAALLASILLRKDLVNGFSALMFVLLVVWATDIGGYFAGRSIGGPKLWPRVSPKKTWAGAFGGFAASLAVASSFAAFGIGRAVPLLLVSAILSVVSQLGDLFESAVKRHFGVKDSSHLIPGHGGLLDRLDGFVAAILVAWMISFLRHGVHSAGSGLMVW from the coding sequence GTGAGCGAACCCGACGCCGAAGCCGCGGGCGCCAAGCCCGCCCCGAGCAATCTGGTGATGCGAGTCCTCGCAGCGCTGGTGCTGGCGCCGCTTACGATTGCGCTCGCTTACGCCGGCGGTTGGCTGTGGGCGCTGCTCGTGACGCTGGTGTCGATCGGGCTGTTCGCGGAATGGCTCATGGTGGTCGGGGCTGGCTCGACCGCGTTGACCGGGGCAGGGACGTTCGTCATCGCCGCGATGGGATTGTGCGTTGCCGCCGGTGCGCTCAAGACCGCCGTCGTCGTCGGCTGCGTCGGCGGGGCGATCATCACGATGATCGCGCGCGGGAGGTTCATTTGGGCTGCGACGGGATTTGCGTATGCAGCGGCGGCGCTGCTGGCCTCGATCCTGCTGCGGAAGGATCTCGTCAACGGCTTTTCGGCGCTGATGTTCGTGCTGCTGGTGGTGTGGGCGACCGATATCGGCGGTTATTTCGCCGGCCGCAGCATCGGCGGACCGAAGCTATGGCCGCGTGTCAGCCCGAAGAAGACCTGGGCCGGTGCATTCGGCGGTTTTGCGGCGAGTCTTGCGGTTGCGAGCAGCTTTGCGGCATTCGGCATCGGGAGGGCCGTCCCGCTGCTCCTCGTCAGCGCCATCCTTTCGGTGGTATCGCAACTGGGCGATCTGTTCGAATCCGCCGTGAAAAGGCACTTCGGCGTCAAGGATTCCAGTCACTTAATTCCCGGCCATGGCGGGCTTCTGGACCGCCTGGACGGCTTTGTCGCCGCCATTCTGGTGGCATGGATGATCAGCTTTCTCCGCCATGGTGTGCATAGCGCCGGAAGCGGTCTTATGGTTTGGTGA
- the tsf gene encoding translation elongation factor Ts, giving the protein MATITAAMVKDLRESTGAGMMDCKAALTENDGNMEAAQDWLRKKGLSKAAKKSGRVAAEGLIGALTKANKGVVVEVNSETDFVARNGQFQGLVKMVAQVAFDVGADVEKIKAAKVGDVTVEAAISDAIATIGENMTLRRAASLEVSQGVVSSYVHGAVVDGAGKMGVIVALESPGKTDELAALGRQIAMHVAAANPLALDPSGLDPAVVKREKDVLADKYRQQGKPENVIEKIVESGLKTYYKEVCLLEQAFIHDTGKSVAQALKEAEGKVGGTVKIAGFVRYALGEGIEKQESDFAAEVAAASGKK; this is encoded by the coding sequence ATGGCAACGATCACTGCTGCGATGGTCAAGGATCTGCGCGAGTCCACCGGCGCAGGCATGATGGACTGCAAGGCCGCGCTGACCGAGAACGACGGCAACATGGAAGCGGCGCAGGACTGGCTGCGCAAGAAGGGCCTGTCGAAGGCCGCCAAGAAGTCGGGCCGCGTCGCGGCCGAGGGCCTCATCGGCGCGCTCACCAAGGCGAACAAGGGCGTCGTGGTCGAGGTCAACTCCGAGACCGACTTCGTCGCGCGCAACGGCCAGTTCCAGGGCCTGGTCAAGATGGTCGCCCAGGTCGCTTTCGACGTCGGTGCGGACGTCGAGAAGATCAAGGCCGCCAAGGTCGGCGACGTCACGGTGGAAGCTGCGATCAGCGACGCGATCGCCACCATCGGCGAGAACATGACGCTGCGGCGAGCGGCTTCGCTCGAAGTGAGCCAGGGCGTGGTGTCGAGCTATGTCCACGGTGCGGTCGTCGACGGCGCCGGCAAGATGGGCGTGATCGTTGCGCTGGAATCGCCCGGCAAGACCGACGAGCTCGCAGCGCTCGGTCGCCAGATCGCGATGCACGTCGCGGCTGCCAACCCGCTTGCGCTCGATCCGTCCGGTCTCGATCCGGCGGTCGTGAAGCGCGAGAAGGACGTGCTCGCCGACAAATATCGCCAGCAGGGCAAGCCGGAGAATGTGATCGAGAAGATCGTCGAGTCCGGCCTGAAGACCTACTACAAGGAAGTCTGCCTGCTCGAGCAGGCCTTCATCCACGACACAGGCAAGTCGGTCGCGCAGGCGCTGAAGGAAGCCGAAGGCAAGGTCGGCGGCACCGTGAAGATCGCGGGCTTTGTGCGCTATGCTCTCGGTGAGGGAATCGAGAAGCAGGAATCCGACTTCGCGGCCGAGGTCGCGGCGGCCAGCGGCAAGAAGTAA
- a CDS encoding caspase family protein — translation MRGTFKVFICLLLPIAVLAAGVSGPVRAQQQEKRIALVVGNGAYAKSPLATTANDAGLIAQTLQAAGFDVVGARDLDGDTLRKSLRDFIQKAQASGPGTVAMVYLAGYGVQLAGENYFIPVDSSIARDTDIPTEALRISDYARQLAAIPLKANIIVLDAARAQPFIEGGQQPIASGLALVEPDPNMLIAFNAAPGTVAPEEPGPYSIYAQSLAEMIRTGGLSLPEVFDRVRLRVNENSKGAQVPWEDQKITAQFSFFDRAPDAPPPQAAPDQVAAIRNKPIRDLGVQDAYAAALERDTLPAYEEFLAAYPGDPLAKRVMAIVAARREAITWRRTYRADTPDAYWSYLRRYPHGPHAGDARRRLAILTAPLEPPPTFTVMDYDVPPPPPEEIVYVDRPVLYFSDPVFDFVPPPPPPVYFCPPPPPDFVVLPPPFPVVGLFVLPQPVFVPIPAFYNPPVYVAPPPNNIIVNNIHNTTVINTVINQAPPPPPPGNTTAAVTIAANGPGRPSAMTQVPTVVKQQAQQIQANPNQALKPSQAALVSNPTAKPGAMKVMQVHATPTTTTPSTSTPPPAPGHALPVPGTNNTPPPPAGAVQAPNGKPAPTANAPANGQPPVHPNTVTAPGNTTAPANAATNPAANQAAKPPVAQTPPAGAAEHGKPLAHEPAVTPTTTPAGKPGVTTTNVTNGKPTQPSPPVTTREQIKPPGQRPATPTPAQVTRTPPPPPPPHPQALARPTAAPPPHVAPPPPRVAPPPPRMAAPPPPPRPPVAAVRPPPPPMARPAPPPPVARPAPPPPPRMAVAPPPPPRPAAPPPRPPAPPPAAKKCPPGQPRC, via the coding sequence ATGCGTGGGACGTTCAAAGTCTTCATCTGCCTTCTCCTCCCGATCGCGGTCCTGGCCGCGGGCGTGTCCGGTCCGGTGCGCGCACAGCAGCAGGAGAAGCGCATTGCACTCGTGGTCGGCAACGGCGCTTATGCCAAGTCGCCGCTGGCGACCACGGCCAACGATGCCGGCCTGATCGCGCAGACGCTGCAGGCGGCGGGCTTCGACGTGGTCGGCGCGCGCGATCTCGACGGCGACACGCTGCGCAAGAGCCTTCGCGACTTCATCCAGAAGGCGCAGGCCTCGGGCCCCGGCACCGTCGCGATGGTCTATCTTGCCGGTTATGGCGTGCAGCTTGCCGGCGAGAACTATTTCATCCCGGTGGATTCGAGCATTGCGCGCGACACCGACATTCCGACCGAGGCGCTGCGCATCAGCGACTATGCCCGCCAGCTCGCGGCCATTCCGCTCAAGGCCAACATCATCGTGCTCGATGCGGCACGGGCCCAACCCTTCATCGAGGGCGGCCAGCAGCCGATCGCGAGCGGGCTCGCGCTGGTCGAGCCCGATCCGAACATGCTGATCGCCTTCAACGCCGCGCCGGGCACGGTGGCACCCGAAGAGCCGGGGCCGTACAGCATCTACGCGCAATCGCTGGCCGAGATGATCCGCACCGGCGGATTGTCGTTGCCGGAGGTGTTCGACCGCGTCCGTTTGCGCGTCAACGAGAATTCCAAGGGCGCGCAGGTGCCGTGGGAGGACCAGAAGATCACGGCGCAATTCAGCTTCTTCGATCGCGCTCCCGACGCGCCGCCGCCGCAGGCCGCGCCCGACCAGGTCGCCGCAATCCGCAACAAGCCGATCCGCGATCTCGGCGTGCAGGACGCCTATGCCGCCGCGCTCGAGCGCGACACGCTGCCGGCCTATGAAGAGTTTCTCGCCGCCTATCCCGGCGATCCCCTGGCCAAGCGCGTGATGGCGATCGTGGCGGCGCGTCGCGAGGCGATCACCTGGCGACGGACCTATCGCGCCGATACACCCGATGCCTATTGGTCGTATCTGCGGCGTTATCCGCACGGACCGCATGCGGGTGATGCAAGGCGCCGGCTCGCGATCCTGACCGCGCCGCTCGAGCCGCCGCCGACGTTTACGGTGATGGACTATGACGTGCCGCCGCCGCCGCCGGAGGAGATCGTCTATGTCGATCGTCCGGTGCTGTATTTCAGCGATCCCGTGTTCGATTTCGTGCCGCCGCCGCCGCCGCCGGTCTATTTCTGCCCGCCGCCGCCCCCGGACTTCGTGGTGCTGCCGCCGCCGTTCCCCGTGGTCGGCCTGTTCGTGCTGCCGCAGCCGGTGTTCGTGCCGATCCCGGCCTTCTACAATCCGCCTGTTTATGTCGCGCCGCCGCCGAACAACATCATCGTGAACAACATCCATAACACCACGGTCATCAACACCGTGATCAACCAGGCGCCGCCGCCGCCACCGCCGGGCAATACCACTGCGGCCGTGACCATTGCGGCGAACGGACCTGGGCGCCCGAGCGCGATGACGCAGGTGCCGACGGTCGTGAAGCAGCAGGCGCAGCAGATCCAGGCCAATCCGAATCAGGCCCTCAAGCCGAGCCAGGCGGCGCTCGTCAGCAACCCCACGGCAAAGCCCGGGGCGATGAAGGTGATGCAGGTCCACGCCACGCCGACCACGACCACTCCGTCGACGTCGACGCCACCGCCGGCGCCAGGCCACGCGCTGCCGGTGCCGGGCACCAACAACACGCCACCGCCGCCCGCCGGTGCGGTCCAGGCGCCCAATGGCAAGCCGGCGCCCACGGCGAACGCGCCCGCCAACGGCCAGCCGCCGGTTCATCCCAATACGGTGACCGCACCCGGCAACACGACCGCGCCGGCCAACGCCGCGACCAACCCGGCCGCCAACCAAGCCGCGAAGCCGCCCGTTGCGCAAACGCCGCCGGCCGGTGCAGCCGAACACGGCAAACCTCTGGCGCATGAGCCGGCCGTCACGCCGACCACGACCCCGGCAGGCAAACCGGGCGTGACCACGACCAACGTGACCAATGGGAAGCCGACGCAGCCTTCGCCGCCGGTCACCACGCGGGAGCAGATCAAGCCGCCTGGTCAGAGGCCTGCAACGCCAACGCCCGCGCAGGTCACAAGAACGCCACCGCCGCCACCCCCGCCCCATCCGCAGGCGCTCGCAAGGCCGACGGCTGCGCCTCCGCCGCACGTGGCACCGCCTCCGCCGCGGGTAGCGCCTCCGCCGCCGCGGATGGCTGCGCCGCCCCCGCCACCGCGCCCGCCAGTTGCCGCCGTGCGGCCCCCGCCACCGCCGATGGCTCGGCCCGCGCCGCCGCCGCCTGTGGCCCGGCCGGCGCCCCCACCGCCGCCGCGGATGGCGGTCGCGCCACCGCCGCCGCCGCGACCGGCCGCCCCGCCGCCGAGGCCGCCCGCGCCGCCGCCTGCGGCGAAAAAATGCCCGCCCGGCCAGCCCAGGTGCTAG